In a genomic window of Venatoribacter cucullus:
- a CDS encoding efflux RND transporter permease subunit — MIDSLLRLAIERRYLFLSFVLLIVGIGFWSYQKLPIDAVPDITNVQVQINTAAPGYSPLEAEQRITYPIETALAGLPNLSYTRSLSRYGLSQVTVVFDEGTDIYFARNLINTKLGSMKSVLPPGMEPEMGPISTGLGEIFMYTVQAAPDARTQDGKPYDSTALREIQDWIIKPQLAQVKGVVEVNSIGGYNKQYHITPDVQKLLHFGVSMEDLVEALESNNDNRGAGYIERNGQQLLVRSPGQLGTLDDIANVIVAQQDSVPVKISDVAEIAIGRELRTGAATQDGVETVLGTAMMLIGENSRTVARDVAARLIDIQASLPDGIIATPVYDRTALVDKAIATVSKNLLEGALLVIVVLFLLLGNLRAALITAAVIPLSMLATITGMVHTGVSANLMSLGALDFGIIVDGTVIIVENAIRRLSHAQREGALGLRERLDVVFEATSEVIRPSLFGVAIITVVYIPIFSLTGVEGKMFHPMAATVVMALVAAMVLSLTVVPAAVAVFLSGKISEQEGVAIRSAKQMYKPLLLLAFKFRWFVIGGATGLVIICTWLATTLGSEFIPQLNEGDIALHAMRIPGTGLEQAVEMQEILEQRIKSFPEVDKVFARIGTAEVATDPMPPNVADNFVILKPRSEWPNPDKTKEQLVEEMEKSLEELPGNNYEFTQPIQMRFNELISGVRADLGIKVFGDDLDQLVLTANDILEALSQVEGVADARVEQVTGLPTLSIIPNRSALGRYGLNVSSLQNWVAAAVGGESAGILYEGDRRFELIVRLPEAVRRDVEKLKFLPVPLPNGDYVPLSEVATIDISPAPAQISRENGKRRVVVTANVRGRDLGGFVQDVKAHIAAKVDMPPGYWLDYGGTFEQLESASKRLSLVVPLTLLLIIGILIMAFGSLKDALIIFSGVPLALTGGVLALAIRGMPMSISAGIGFIALSGVAVLNGLVMLAFIRDLWHEKGDLMLAVTEGALVRLRPVLMTALVASLGFVPMALNTGTGAEVQRPLATVVIGGIISSTLLTLLVLPVLYHWLHSKFSSTPSKT; from the coding sequence ATGATTGATTCACTACTACGCTTAGCCATCGAGCGGCGTTATCTGTTTTTAAGTTTTGTTTTATTAATCGTCGGCATCGGGTTTTGGAGTTACCAAAAACTCCCTATTGATGCGGTGCCCGACATCACCAATGTCCAGGTGCAAATTAATACCGCTGCACCAGGTTACTCGCCGTTAGAAGCCGAACAGCGGATTACCTACCCGATAGAAACCGCGTTGGCAGGGTTACCCAACCTGTCCTATACGCGGTCGTTATCCCGCTATGGTTTATCACAGGTTACCGTGGTGTTTGATGAAGGTACCGATATCTACTTTGCCCGGAACCTCATCAACACCAAACTGGGGTCGATGAAAAGCGTGCTGCCTCCCGGCATGGAACCCGAAATGGGACCCATCTCGACAGGTTTGGGTGAAATCTTTATGTATACCGTTCAAGCGGCTCCCGATGCGCGAACACAAGACGGTAAGCCTTACGATTCTACCGCCTTGCGTGAAATTCAAGACTGGATAATCAAACCCCAGTTGGCGCAGGTAAAGGGTGTGGTAGAGGTAAACAGTATTGGTGGCTATAACAAGCAATACCACATTACGCCAGATGTACAGAAACTCCTGCACTTCGGGGTGTCGATGGAAGATTTGGTTGAAGCGCTTGAATCCAATAATGATAACCGTGGTGCAGGATACATCGAGCGCAATGGGCAACAATTACTGGTGCGCTCGCCCGGCCAATTGGGAACCTTGGATGACATCGCCAACGTCATTGTTGCGCAGCAGGATTCTGTTCCTGTCAAAATTAGTGATGTAGCAGAAATCGCTATCGGGAGAGAGCTTCGAACCGGTGCAGCAACCCAGGATGGTGTTGAAACCGTGCTGGGTACGGCCATGATGCTCATCGGAGAAAACTCACGCACGGTGGCGCGAGACGTAGCAGCACGGCTGATTGACATTCAAGCCTCACTCCCGGATGGCATTATTGCGACACCCGTTTATGATCGTACGGCTTTAGTTGATAAAGCCATTGCAACGGTCAGTAAAAACCTTCTGGAAGGCGCCTTATTGGTGATTGTGGTGCTTTTCCTGTTACTTGGAAATTTGCGCGCAGCACTGATTACAGCAGCAGTAATCCCGTTATCAATGCTTGCCACCATAACCGGCATGGTACACACCGGGGTGTCCGCAAACTTGATGAGCCTCGGGGCATTGGATTTCGGGATCATCGTCGATGGCACTGTGATTATCGTGGAAAACGCTATCCGACGTTTATCACACGCACAACGTGAAGGCGCTCTTGGCCTGCGCGAACGCTTAGACGTGGTTTTCGAGGCGACCTCTGAAGTGATTCGGCCCAGCCTGTTTGGTGTCGCGATCATCACCGTTGTTTATATCCCGATTTTTTCCCTCACCGGTGTGGAAGGCAAAATGTTTCACCCTATGGCCGCAACGGTCGTGATGGCACTTGTCGCCGCAATGGTTCTATCCCTCACAGTTGTGCCAGCTGCGGTCGCGGTTTTTTTAAGCGGGAAAATCAGTGAACAAGAAGGTGTTGCTATTCGCAGTGCGAAGCAAATGTATAAGCCTTTATTGTTGCTGGCATTTAAATTCCGTTGGTTTGTGATTGGCGGTGCTACCGGTCTTGTCATCATTTGCACGTGGCTTGCCACAACGCTGGGATCCGAATTTATTCCGCAACTTAACGAAGGCGATATCGCGTTACATGCCATGCGAATCCCCGGTACCGGCCTCGAACAAGCGGTCGAAATGCAGGAAATTCTCGAACAGCGTATCAAGTCGTTTCCCGAGGTAGATAAGGTCTTTGCACGCATAGGTACTGCCGAAGTTGCGACCGACCCAATGCCCCCGAATGTTGCCGATAACTTCGTCATCTTGAAGCCTCGATCCGAATGGCCCAATCCCGATAAGACCAAAGAGCAATTGGTTGAGGAAATGGAAAAATCGTTAGAGGAATTACCGGGCAACAATTATGAGTTCACCCAACCCATACAAATGCGGTTCAACGAACTTATTTCAGGGGTCAGAGCCGATCTGGGCATCAAAGTGTTTGGCGATGACCTCGATCAGCTGGTGCTGACGGCTAATGACATACTCGAAGCACTGAGTCAGGTAGAGGGTGTGGCCGATGCGCGTGTTGAGCAAGTGACAGGATTGCCAACACTCTCGATTATTCCGAATCGAAGCGCGTTGGGGCGCTATGGATTGAATGTCTCATCACTTCAAAATTGGGTCGCTGCTGCCGTTGGTGGTGAAAGTGCAGGCATCTTGTATGAGGGTGATAGACGCTTTGAGCTCATCGTGCGATTACCTGAGGCTGTACGGCGCGATGTCGAGAAGCTTAAGTTTTTACCTGTGCCATTGCCTAACGGTGATTACGTTCCGCTCTCTGAAGTGGCCACCATCGACATTTCTCCCGCGCCTGCACAAATTAGCCGGGAAAATGGCAAGCGTCGGGTGGTTGTGACGGCAAATGTACGAGGTCGCGACCTCGGCGGATTTGTGCAAGATGTTAAAGCGCACATTGCCGCCAAGGTGGATATGCCCCCAGGGTATTGGCTGGATTACGGGGGCACGTTTGAGCAACTCGAATCGGCAAGTAAACGCCTTTCTCTTGTGGTGCCACTGACATTGTTACTGATCATCGGCATTCTCATTATGGCTTTTGGCTCACTAAAAGATGCGTTAATAATTTTTAGTGGAGTGCCTTTGGCGCTCACGGGTGGAGTGCTGGCGCTAGCCATTCGAGGTATGCCCATGTCCATATCGGCGGGTATAGGCTTCATTGCACTTTCCGGTGTAGCAGTACTCAACGGTCTCGTCATGCTCGCTTTTATTCGCGACCTCTGGCATGAAAAAGGGGATTTGATGTTGGCTGTGACGGAAGGGGCACTTGTTCGCTTACGCCCTGTCCTGATGACCGCATTAGTAGCAAGCCTTGGTTTTGTGCCAATGGCACTGAATACGGGAACGGGTGCGGAAGTCCAGCGCCCCTTGGCCACAGTGGTTATCGGCGGGATTATTTCCTCGACTCTGCTGACGCTGTTGGTGTTACCGGTTTTATATCACTGGCTTCATAGCAAATTTAGCTCGACCCCATCAAAGACTTAA